CCGAGCGGCACGGCGGGGACGGCCAGCGACGACAGCAGGGTGTCGGTAACCGTCAGCGCCTCGGGCGTGCGCCCGGCCAGCAGCGCCAGGGCGTCGAGACTCGTCCGCCGCCGTTGCAGCAAAGGCGGAATCGCCGCCTCGGCGCTCGCCTGCACCGTGCGCTGCTGCGCCAGTTCCAGTGCCGAAATTCTGCCCGCCTGCTTTTGCGCTTCGATCACCGCCAGCAGACGCTGCACGTTGGCCAGATTGTCGCGGGCGACCTTGAGGCTGTCGTTGATGGCGAGGATCTGAAAATAGACGGCGGCGACGTCGGCGACGAGTCCCTGGCGCAAGGCTTCCTGCCCGAAGCGGGTCGCCAGCAAGGTAGACGCCGCGGACGCTTGCGCATAGCGCGCGGAACCCCAAAGGTCCGCTTCCCAGGTCACGCCGACGCCGGCCGATGCACTGTCGGCCGCCGGGTTGCCGGAGAACCACGTGCGACTGCTGCCGGCATCGACGGCGATCACCGGATACAGGCCTGCGCCGGCCATGCCGACGAGCGCCCGCGCCTGGGCGACGCGGGCGGCGCCGATCTCCACCGCGGCAGGGCCCAGGGCCCGTCGCGACCGGGGTACGGCTCGGCGCCGCCGGCGCGCGGCGTGCGCCGTCCCGGCGAGGCCCCGCGCCGAGGCGGTGCGCAGGGCGGGCGCACGCACGGCCCCGCGCCGGCGGGTCGCCCGCCGGGTCGCGGTCCGGCGGACTCGCGCGCGCACCTGCGGCAGGAGAGCAGCCGCAAGCGGCCGCTCACCCGCGGCGGCACGCGGCCGGGAGTCACCCCGCCGGCGGGGGGCGCGGGCGGGCCCAAGCGCCGCGGCGGGCGCTGATCGATCGAAGATTCTGAGTGCGGGCAGGCGCGGGAGTGGTCGAGACCGCCCCGCGCGGCCCGCGTGACCTACATCCCGGGAGACCCATGAAACAGCGCACCCTTCTGATCGTGAAGCCCGACGCCGTGTCCCGAAACTTGACCGGCCGCATCCTGGCCGAGGTGGAGTCCCGCGGTTTCGGGATCCGCGGCCTGAAGCGCACGCTCCTCAAGCGCGCCCAGGCCGAGCACTTCTACGCCGAGCACCAGGGCAAGCCGTTCTACGAGCCGCTGTGCGAGTACATGACCTCCGGCCCGGTGGTGCTGGTGTGCCTGGAGGCCGACGAGGCCGTGGTCCGGCTGCGCGAGACGGTGGGGGCCACCGATCCCAACGCCGCCGCCCCGCTCACCATCCGGCGCATGTTCGCGGTGGACAAGGGCTCCAACTCGGTGCACGCCTCCGACTCGCCGGCTTCGGCCGAGCGGGAACTGGGCTTCTTCGGGGAACTGCTCGCGGAGTGAGCCGCCGGAGGGCCGTCCGGGGACCGGGAAATCACGGTCCCGGGCCGACTTGCGCCGGCGCGAGGCGCTCTGGTAGAATGCCACCCAATGTCCCGGGGCGGGCGGTGCCCGCGGGAGCCCGGGGAACAGGCTGCCGCCGTGGAACTTGACGTCAAGTCGCTGCCCCAGGGGCCGTCCGAGACGGTCCTGGAATGCCGTGCCGTCGAGCTTGACATGGACAGTGACGCGGCCACGTTCGAAGATCGGGTCGTGGCGCGGTTCAGGGTGACGCGCCACGGCGATAATGTGCTGATCCATGGCACCGGCGACGCGACAGTCCGGAGTGACTGCGCCCGGTGCCTCGAGCCCACCCGCCAGCCGCTGACGGCCGAGTTCACGGCCTACGCCGAGAGGCGTCCCGTCGGCGGCACGAAGGGACTGGACCGGGAGCTCGAGGCCGACAACTATATTTTCTTCCATGACGGCGTGAGGCTGGAAGTGGGGCAGGTGGTGCGCGAGGCGCTGCTGCTGGCCCTGCCGCTCCGGTTCCTGTGCCGGCCGGACTGCCGGGGTCTGTGCCCCGGCTGCGGCGCCAACCTGAACACGGAACCGTGCACCTGCGCCACGCGCGCGGGCGGCGCGGGGTCCGTCGAAATGTGAACGGAGAAGATTCATGGCTCTTCCGAAACGGCGACACTCCCGCACCCGCGGCCGCAAGCGGCGCACGCACTGGGTGCTTTCCGCCCCGGCGGTGGTGCCCTGCTCGCACTGCAGCCAGCCCAAGCGGCCCCACCGGGTCTGCCCGAACTGCGGCTACTACGACGGCGAAGAGATCCAGGAACCGAAGAAAGCCTGACCCGGAGGGGTGCAGCCATGCCTGACCGCCCGCGGGGCCCGCGCATCGGGATTGACGCCATGGGTGGGGACTTCGCTCCCCGCGCCGAGGTGGACGGAGCCATCCAGGCGCTGATCGAGGAACCCGGCCAGTTCGAAGTCGTGCTGGTCGGCGACAAGGGGGCGATGGAGGCGGACCTGGCCCGGCACAAGGGCTGGGAGTCGCTGCCGCTGCGGCTGGTGCACGCGCCGGAGCGCATCGAGATGGGTGAGGCCGCGGCCATGGCCGTGCGCCGCAAGAAGAACTCCTCGCTGGTCGTCGCCACCCGCCTGCACAAGGAAGGCGAGATTGACGCGCTGGTCAGCGCCGGCAACACCGGCGCCGTGGTGGCCACCTCGCTGTTCAACCTGGGCCGCCTCGAGGGCGTGGACCGCCCGGCCATCGCCGCGCTGTTCCCGGTGCCCAACACCCAGGCCGGCAGCGTGGTCCTCGACGTGGGCGCCAACTCCGACTGCAAGCCCATCCACCTGCTCCAATTCGGCATCATGGGCTCGCTCTTCGCGCGCCACGTGCTGGGCGTGAAGGCGCCGCGCGTGGGTCTGCTGAACATCGGCGAGGAGCCCACCAAGGGCAACGAACTGACCCAGGAGGCCTACCAGCTGCTGGCGGCCACCACCGAGGACATCAACTTCCTCGGCAACGTCGAGGGCCGCGACATCTTCCGCGGCACCGCCGACGTGGTGGTGTGCGACGGCTTCACCGGCAACGTGGTGCTCAAGACCGCCGAGTCGGTGAGCGGGCTGCTGGTGACCTGGCTCAAGCGCGAGCTGAAGGCGGACCTGGTCTCCATGGTCGGCGGGATGATGTCCCGTCCCGCGTTCCGCCGGCTGCGGGCGCGCCTCGACTACGCCGAGTACGGCGGCGCCCCGCTGCTGGGGGTGAACGGCGTGGTGATCATCGCCCACGGCAGCAGCTCGGAGAAGGCCATCAACAACGCGATCCGCACCGCCGCCGTGGCGGTCACCCACCAGGTCAACGCCCACATCCGCCAGGAGCTCAAGACCGCCCATGCCTAATACCGGGTTGCCCCTGGCCCGCATCGTCGGGACCGGGTCGTACGTCCCGGAGAAGGTCCTCACCAACGCCGACCTGGCGCACATGGTGGAGACCTCCGACGAGTGGATCACCACCCGCACCGGCATCAAGGAACGCCACGTCGCCGCGCCCGGCCAGGCCACCTCGGACCTGGCGGTGGAGGCGGCGCGGCGCGCGCTCGACGCGGCCGGCATGAAGCCGGAGGACCTGGACCTGCTGGTGTGCGCCACCGTCACCCCGGACACGCTGTTCCCGTCGTGCGCCTGCGCCATCCAGGACAAGCTGGGGGCGAAGGCCGCCGCGGCCATGGACATCTCCGCGGCCTGCTCGGGATTCATCTACGGCGTGCACATGTTGCGCAGCATGATCGCGCTCGGCACCGCGAAGC
The genomic region above belongs to Candidatus Eisenbacteria bacterium and contains:
- a CDS encoding TolC family protein, with translation MEIGAARVAQARALVGMAGAGLYPVIAVDAGSSRTWFSGNPAADSASAGVGVTWEADLWGSARYAQASAASTLLATRFGQEALRQGLVADVAAVYFQILAINDSLKVARDNLANVQRLLAVIEAQKQAGRISALELAQQRTVQASAEAAIPPLLQRRRTSLDALALLAGRTPEALTVTDTLLSSLAVPAVPLG
- the ndk gene encoding nucleoside-diphosphate kinase: MKQRTLLIVKPDAVSRNLTGRILAEVESRGFGIRGLKRTLLKRAQAEHFYAEHQGKPFYEPLCEYMTSGPVVLVCLEADEAVVRLRETVGATDPNAAAPLTIRRMFAVDKGSNSVHASDSPASAERELGFFGELLAE
- a CDS encoding DUF177 domain-containing protein; amino-acid sequence: MELDVKSLPQGPSETVLECRAVELDMDSDAATFEDRVVARFRVTRHGDNVLIHGTGDATVRSDCARCLEPTRQPLTAEFTAYAERRPVGGTKGLDRELEADNYIFFHDGVRLEVGQVVREALLLALPLRFLCRPDCRGLCPGCGANLNTEPCTCATRAGGAGSVEM
- the rpmF gene encoding 50S ribosomal protein L32, giving the protein MALPKRRHSRTRGRKRRTHWVLSAPAVVPCSHCSQPKRPHRVCPNCGYYDGEEIQEPKKA
- the plsX gene encoding phosphate acyltransferase PlsX; this translates as MPDRPRGPRIGIDAMGGDFAPRAEVDGAIQALIEEPGQFEVVLVGDKGAMEADLARHKGWESLPLRLVHAPERIEMGEAAAMAVRRKKNSSLVVATRLHKEGEIDALVSAGNTGAVVATSLFNLGRLEGVDRPAIAALFPVPNTQAGSVVLDVGANSDCKPIHLLQFGIMGSLFARHVLGVKAPRVGLLNIGEEPTKGNELTQEAYQLLAATTEDINFLGNVEGRDIFRGTADVVVCDGFTGNVVLKTAESVSGLLVTWLKRELKADLVSMVGGMMSRPAFRRLRARLDYAEYGGAPLLGVNGVVIIAHGSSSEKAINNAIRTAAVAVTHQVNAHIRQELKTAHA